The segment CCGGCAAGGTTCAGCCGGCCGGTCTGCCTGGTGGACGTCATGCCCAGCGTGCTGGAAGTGCTCGGCATCGGCGCAACGGAAAACTCCCAGGGCCAAAGCCTGGCCTCGGCGCTGAACAGCGGCGGCGAACCAACCCAGCAGCCGATCTACCTGGAAAGCATGTACGGCCGGGAGATGAACAACTGGGCGCCGCTCACCGGCCTGATCGACGGTTCCTTCAAATACATCTCCCTGCCCCAGGCCGAACTGTACGACCTGCGCAGCGATCCGGCCGAAAAGGACAATCTTTTTTTCAAGAAAAACCTCCAAGCGCGGGAGATGGACCGGGAATTGGCCGCCTTCATCCATGACCGCCGGTCCGGGCCGGCAACGGATTCACGGCCGGCGCTCCAGGCCGAAGACAAGAAGAAGCTGGCCGCCCTCGGCTATATTTCCAGCTTCGGCGGCTCCAGCCAGGCCGGAATAGACCCCAAGCTAGGCATCGGCTACCAGGCCCGTTTCAGCAAGCTGGTCTCCGACCTGGACCGGGTGGATATCGCCCGCGTCGAGGCCGAGGCCTTGCGCCTGCGCGACGAAACCTTTTCGCTGAAAATGCCGTTTGCCTATCTCATGCTCCATTACGTCTACGAGAGGAAACAGCAATGGGGCAAGCTCGAGGCCAACCTGCGCCGCGCCTGCGAAATTTTCAAGGACAACCCGGAGCAGGCGTTGACTTTCCGGAGCAACCTGCTGGACTTCTATCTGGCCAACGACCGTCTCGACGCCGCCGAACGACTGGCAACGGCGATGCTCCCCCTATACCCGGACAGTACGCGGGTCTTCGAGATCCTCGGTGAGATAGGTGAAAAGCGCCAAAGTTGGCGCGATGCCTTGAAGTGGTATGCGCAAGCCAAAAAGATCGAGCCCAACAACACCGCGCTCGCGAAAAAAACGATCCATATGCTTATGAAGACAGGAGATAACCGGGCCGCCTTGGCTGCAAGCGAATCCCTGCTAAAAACGACGGACGGGGCAAACGACACCAGCCTGCTCTTTTCCACCGCCATGCTGGCGATCGAAACCGGCGACAACGGGCGCAGCGAAGAACTCCTGCTGCGCCGCGGCGAAATCCAGTCCACGGCCCAGCACTGGTTCGATTATGCCTTGGTATTGGGCCGCAACGGAAAATTGGACCAGGCGATCGCGGTCATGGAAAAAGCATTGGCAACGACGCCGAACGATCTGGACGCCGAAATGCTGCAGGCTGCCGACAAAGCCCTGCAGGTCTGGAAAAGCCGCCGGCGCTAGGGTTTTGTTATAACCCAGCGCCGGCAACCGTTTATTTTTTCATCTTCTTCAAAGAATCGATGACGGCCTGGACGACCGGAGCCTGGTCCGAATTCGGCTCAACCTGCAGGAATTTGTTGAAGCTGTCGATGGCCTTGTCGTAGTCCGCCTTGTTCAGGTAGGCGTAGCCGAGCTTCAGGAACGGGGTGCCCCAATCGGGTTTGATCTGGGTGGCCAGCGCATAATAGGTGATGGCATCGTCCACTTTCTGGTTGTTGAAATAAATTTCAGCGACATTGTAGGCCAGCACCTCATCCTTGGGATTCAACTCCAGGGACTTTTTGAAATATTCCTGGGAGGTCTTGAAATCGTTCTGGCGCAGGTAGACCTCGCCGATGGAGGCGATGCCCTTGGCCTGGATGACCGTGTCGGCGTTCGCCTTGGCCTTTTCGATGCTGGTTTCGTAATTCTGGATGGCGGTCTTGTAATCCTGAATTTCGCGGTAGCAGTCGCCGATGTTCAGATAGATCTGGTAGATCGACGGGTTGTCAACGGAGAACTGGTTGAATACCGCCAGCGCTTCCTGGTACTTCCTATCGTTGAACAGGTTGTTGCCCTGCTCGAGCTGGCCGACCGCGACTTCGTCCTTCAACCGGGCCTTCTTTTCCACATCGACCTGGAGCACGATGTTCACCGCGGGGTTGCGGTTCAGCTGGGAAACGGAAAACTGCTGGGTATTGGGCAGGAAGCCGTCGGCCACGACGATGATGTTGCAGCGTCCGGTTCCCAGGCCGATCAACGCCCACTCGCCCTTGGCGTCGGTGGTCGTTTCGAACTTCTTGCCGGCGTTTTCGAACTCCAGGGTAATGCTCGCATTGGGAATCGGCTTGCCGGTTGGATCCAGCACCGCGCCGTTCAGCCGTCCGCGTCCCTGCCCCGCCTGGGCATTCAGGCCGCTGGTCAGGAAAAGCCCCGAGACGAACAGGATGGTCAGGGTGACCAGGAGTCTATTTTTCATGTTTTTCTCCTCCTCTGTACTTTATAAAACAACCTTGAACTTGTATTCTTGCTTGCCGGCGGCCTTGGACACATTGTCCAGCATCTCGATTTCCAGGATGTAATCGCCGGGTTCCAGCTTGATCTCCTTGCGCTCGGTTTCCACGCCCTTGGCGTCCTTGGTGATTTCGGAATAACTCAGAGCGATCGGCTGGCTGACGATGATGCTTTTCGCCGCGGCCGGGCCCAATTTACGGATGTCCTGGCCGTTCTTCTTGAAGCGGTAGGTGATTTGCAGGGCGTAGGTGTTGGCGGCGTCGGCCTTGGCGCCCAGGATGAAATAGAACAGGTCCAGGCTTTCGCCGGCCTTGAATTCGTTGCTGATGCTGGGGGCCATGACCAGGGTGTTGTAGACGAATGAATTCTTGTGAATGATGATCTTGCTGTCGGCGACGGGCATCTGTTGTAGCCCGGTGACCGAGTACACCGGCGTGGTATCCAGCTTGTTCTGCAGCAGGGCGACGTCGGGCAGGATAAAATCG is part of the Candidatus Aminicenantes bacterium genome and harbors:
- a CDS encoding sulfatase-like hydrolase/transferase: MKKKLAFFLLAALLIVAAAGFFLVRYYHKANTPPLNLLLITLDTTRADRLGCYGDCLAKTPALDALAARGILFENCYSPVPVTLPAHCSLFTGRWPIAHGVRNNGSYKLGEAETTLAEKLKSAGYDTAAMVASYVLKSKFGLAQGFDSFDDRLGYEEKAGNIDAQIPADRVYDKFRNWLGNDHSKPFFLWAHFYDAHKPYAPPPAYLQATAGDAYRGEVAYVDYTIGRMIVDLKERKLLENTLIVVVGDHGEAFGEHGESGHGIFCYEESVKVPLIFANAGLAKIPARFSRPVCLVDVMPSVLEVLGIGATENSQGQSLASALNSGGEPTQQPIYLESMYGREMNNWAPLTGLIDGSFKYISLPQAELYDLRSDPAEKDNLFFKKNLQAREMDRELAAFIHDRRSGPATDSRPALQAEDKKKLAALGYISSFGGSSQAGIDPKLGIGYQARFSKLVSDLDRVDIARVEAEALRLRDETFSLKMPFAYLMLHYVYERKQQWGKLEANLRRACEIFKDNPEQALTFRSNLLDFYLANDRLDAAERLATAMLPLYPDSTRVFEILGEIGEKRQSWRDALKWYAQAKKIEPNNTALAKKTIHMLMKTGDNRAALAASESLLKTTDGANDTSLLFSTAMLAIETGDNGRSEELLLRRGEIQSTAQHWFDYALVLGRNGKLDQAIAVMEKALATTPNDLDAEMLQAADKALQVWKSRRR
- a CDS encoding tetratricopeptide repeat protein, which gives rise to MKNRLLVTLTILFVSGLFLTSGLNAQAGQGRGRLNGAVLDPTGKPIPNASITLEFENAGKKFETTTDAKGEWALIGLGTGRCNIIVVADGFLPNTQQFSVSQLNRNPAVNIVLQVDVEKKARLKDEVAVGQLEQGNNLFNDRKYQEALAVFNQFSVDNPSIYQIYLNIGDCYREIQDYKTAIQNYETSIEKAKANADTVIQAKGIASIGEVYLRQNDFKTSQEYFKKSLELNPKDEVLAYNVAEIYFNNQKVDDAITYYALATQIKPDWGTPFLKLGYAYLNKADYDKAIDSFNKFLQVEPNSDQAPVVQAVIDSLKKMKK